One genomic segment of Clostridium estertheticum subsp. estertheticum includes these proteins:
- a CDS encoding heavy metal translocating P-type ATPase → MVTKSLKVEGMTCGACAKAIERVTKKLPGISESSVNIATEKLKIVYDDSLIKLSDIQNVVDKAGYKLLAQTTNKTLKLEGMSCASCAKNIERITRKLNGVIESNVNYATEKLTISFEPSLVKTSDIKKAIAKGGYKALEEENNVDLDKEKKEKDIKALWNRFLISAIFGVPLLLVAMVPMIVMKMDMMLPSVIDPMMHLKAYAAIQLILVIPIMITGRRYFIVGFKSLARLSPNMDSLISMGASAAFLYSIFAVYEIFIGNTGYEMYFESAGIILTLITLGKYLESVTKGKTSEAIKKLMGLQPKTAIIIRLDKEVEIPIDEVEVGDIVVVKPGEKMPVDGEVVFGTTSVDESMLTGESMPVEKSIGHKIIGASINKNGSIKFKATKVGKDTALAQIITLVENAQGSKAPIAKMADIISGYFVPVVIGLALISSLSWLIAGQTGVFSLTIFISVLVIACPCALGLATPTAIMVGTGKGAEYGVLIKSGTALETAHKIQTIVFDKTGTLTEGKPKVTDIVTIADVDEDYLLVIAATAEKGSEHPLGEAIVKEAEERKLDFKRTEKFNAVPGRGIDVTIDGKKILLGNKKLMDESNVSLLDLEEISDKLAVEGKTPMFIAIEGKLSGIIAVADTVKENSKKAIERLHSMGIQVAMITGDNKRTAESIARQVGIDTILAEVLPEDKANEVKKLQAEGKKVAMVGDGINDAPALAQADIGIAIGSGTDVAMESADIVLMRSDLMDVPTAIQLSKKTITNIKQNLFWAFGYNILGIPVAMGVLHLFGGPLLNPIIAALAMSFSSVSVLSNALRLKGFKPLR, encoded by the coding sequence ATGGTAACTAAGTCATTGAAAGTAGAAGGAATGACCTGCGGGGCATGTGCGAAAGCAATTGAAAGAGTAACTAAAAAATTGCCAGGGATTTCTGAGTCAAGTGTGAATATTGCAACAGAAAAATTAAAGATAGTTTATGATGATTCTTTGATTAAATTATCTGATATACAAAATGTTGTTGATAAGGCGGGATATAAATTATTAGCCCAGACAACTAATAAAACATTAAAACTTGAGGGAATGAGTTGTGCATCTTGTGCAAAAAATATAGAAAGAATAACTAGAAAACTCAATGGAGTTATAGAATCAAATGTAAATTATGCTACTGAAAAACTAACGATTTCTTTTGAGCCATCCTTAGTTAAAACTTCAGATATAAAGAAGGCTATAGCAAAAGGCGGATACAAGGCTCTTGAGGAAGAAAATAATGTAGATCTTGATAAAGAGAAAAAAGAAAAGGATATAAAGGCATTATGGAATAGATTTTTAATATCTGCTATATTTGGAGTGCCATTATTACTAGTTGCAATGGTACCAATGATTGTTATGAAAATGGATATGATGCTACCAAGTGTTATTGATCCTATGATGCATCTTAAAGCGTATGCTGCTATACAATTAATACTTGTTATTCCCATAATGATAACAGGTAGAAGATATTTCATAGTGGGATTCAAGTCTTTAGCACGGTTAAGTCCTAATATGGATTCATTAATATCCATGGGAGCATCAGCTGCATTTTTATATAGTATATTTGCAGTTTATGAAATATTCATTGGGAATACTGGTTATGAGATGTATTTTGAATCGGCAGGTATAATATTAACTCTTATAACTCTAGGAAAGTATTTAGAGTCAGTAACAAAAGGAAAAACATCTGAGGCAATTAAAAAGCTTATGGGACTCCAACCAAAAACTGCAATTATAATTAGACTGGATAAAGAAGTTGAAATTCCAATTGATGAAGTAGAAGTTGGAGATATAGTTGTTGTAAAACCTGGAGAAAAAATGCCTGTGGATGGTGAAGTTGTTTTCGGAACTACATCTGTAGATGAGTCAATGCTTACAGGTGAGAGTATGCCGGTTGAGAAAAGCATTGGACACAAAATAATTGGAGCAAGCATAAATAAAAATGGTTCTATTAAATTTAAGGCAACTAAAGTTGGTAAAGATACAGCCCTTGCACAAATTATTACATTAGTTGAAAATGCTCAAGGATCAAAAGCACCAATAGCTAAAATGGCAGATATTATATCTGGTTATTTTGTTCCAGTGGTTATAGGACTTGCGTTAATATCGTCTTTATCTTGGCTAATAGCTGGTCAAACGGGAGTATTTTCACTAACAATATTTATTTCAGTGCTTGTAATTGCTTGTCCATGTGCACTTGGACTTGCAACACCAACGGCTATAATGGTTGGAACAGGAAAAGGCGCAGAATATGGGGTGCTTATAAAAAGTGGTACGGCCCTTGAAACAGCACATAAAATTCAAACTATTGTATTCGATAAAACTGGAACTTTAACTGAGGGGAAACCGAAAGTAACAGATATAGTTACTATAGCTGATGTTGATGAGGACTATTTATTAGTAATAGCGGCTACTGCAGAAAAAGGTTCAGAACATCCACTTGGTGAAGCAATAGTAAAAGAAGCAGAGGAAAGAAAACTAGATTTCAAAAGGACAGAGAAATTTAATGCTGTGCCAGGTAGGGGAATAGATGTAACTATAGATGGTAAAAAAATATTACTTGGAAACAAAAAACTTATGGATGAGAGCAATGTTTCTTTATTAGATTTAGAGGAAATATCGGATAAACTTGCGGTTGAAGGAAAGACGCCTATGTTTATTGCTATTGAAGGTAAATTAAGTGGCATAATTGCAGTAGCCGACACAGTTAAAGAAAACAGTAAAAAGGCTATAGAAAGGCTTCATAGTATGGGAATACAAGTTGCGATGATAACAGGTGATAATAAAAGAACAGCAGAATCAATCGCAAGGCAAGTTGGAATAGATACAATACTTGCTGAAGTATTACCAGAAGATAAGGCAAATGAAGTAAAAAAACTACAAGCAGAAGGAAAAAAGGTTGCTATGGTTGGTGATGGAATAAATGATGCACCAGCACTTGCACAAGCGGATATCGGTATTGCTATAGGATCTGGGACTGATGTTGCAATGGAGTCTGCAGATATCGTACTTATGAGAAGTGATTTAATGGACGTACCTACAGCTATTCAGTTAAGTAAGAAAACTATAACAAATATTAAGCAAAATCTATTTTGGGCTTTTGGATATAATATTCTAGGAATACCAGTTGCAATGGGAGTGTTACATTTATTTGGTGGCCCGCTTTTAAATCCAATTATCGCGGCCCTTGCAATGAGCTTTAGTTCAGTTTCAGTATTATCAAATGCATTACGCTTAAAGGGCTTTAAGCCATTAAGATAA
- a CDS encoding class I SAM-dependent methyltransferase, with amino-acid sequence MVCLELELSKPELPIFRNIYNLYFNFALPIIGYLGTQDKAAYYYLRDSVNGFMPKVQLREEFEHIDFDNTEFKSLTLGIASLHYGIKPLYE; translated from the coding sequence GTGGTTTGCTTAGAATTAGAATTATCTAAGCCTGAACTGCCTATTTTTAGAAATATATATAATTTATATTTCAACTTCGCGCTACCTATTATTGGCTATTTAGGTACCCAAGATAAAGCTGCTTATTACTATTTAAGGGATTCAGTAAATGGCTTTATGCCTAAGGTACAACTTAGAGAGGAATTTGAACACATCGATTTTGACAATACCGAGTTTAAATCTCTAACACTTGGGATAGCATCACTACATTATGGCATTAAGCCATTATATGAATAA
- a CDS encoding CPBP family intramembrane glutamic endopeptidase, with amino-acid sequence MNKKNSKYIIFTLIVAIILWYLLFVIKSMNFWLEMSLSISALVLMSFIFNKDIFKIGKPNIRHILIGIFSAIVLYIIFYLGNIISGFIFPFKDSQVLSVYSNRSNGNLIWIGLLLLFIIGPGEEIYWRGFIQNTLSKKMGETKGYLISVLLYAGVHIITGNVMLVIAALVCGIFWGRLYKKEKSLLPVIISHAIWDLTIFVIFPLM; translated from the coding sequence TTGAACAAAAAAAATTCTAAATATATTATTTTTACATTAATTGTAGCAATCATTCTTTGGTATTTACTTTTTGTAATAAAATCAATGAATTTTTGGTTAGAAATGAGTCTGTCAATTTCAGCATTAGTGTTAATGTCATTTATTTTTAATAAAGATATTTTTAAAATTGGTAAACCAAATATAAGGCATATTCTAATTGGAATTTTCTCAGCTATAGTACTATATATAATATTTTATTTAGGAAACATTATATCAGGTTTCATATTTCCTTTTAAAGATTCGCAGGTATTATCAGTTTACAGTAATAGGTCTAATGGAAATTTAATTTGGATAGGCTTACTACTTTTATTTATAATTGGCCCAGGAGAAGAAATATATTGGAGAGGTTTTATACAAAATACTCTATCTAAAAAAATGGGTGAGACTAAGGGATATCTTATCTCAGTTCTTTTATATGCTGGTGTTCACATAATTACAGGCAATGTGATGCTTGTAATAGCAGCATTAGTATGTGGAATATTTTGGGGACGGCTTTATAAAAAAGAAAAAAGCTTACTTCCAGTAATTATATCCCATGCAATTTGGGACTTAACAATTTTCGTAATATTCCCCTTGATGTAA
- the menA gene encoding 1,4-dihydroxy-2-naphthoate octaprenyltransferase, with protein sequence MISGNVKTWLRAIRPFSFTGSVIPVTIGAILAIKHNNFQFGYFILSIVAILLLHTSVNLLSDHDDYENKVDTKDSYGSSGVILENLLSSKQIFRCGILCLILGSLIGLFLSYEKGVFILILGLIGALGGYSYTGKPLMLKYKGLGAPLVFLLFGPLMVIGSYYVQTKCISAAVILISIPVGLLTTAILHANDIRDIHHDKNAGIKTLSMLVGKNNAKKLYYGMLILSYVSLIIMIFFGVLPLPSLLCLITLPIAFSNSKTLYNSNVSVSGLITLDKSTGKLQAQFGILLIFSILLNFLL encoded by the coding sequence ATGATTAGTGGCAATGTCAAGACATGGTTAAGAGCTATAAGACCTTTTTCCTTCACTGGTTCTGTAATTCCAGTTACAATAGGCGCAATACTCGCAATTAAACATAACAATTTTCAATTTGGGTATTTTATACTCTCTATTGTTGCTATTTTGTTATTACACACCTCTGTTAATTTACTAAGCGATCATGATGATTATGAAAATAAAGTTGATACAAAAGATTCTTATGGTTCAAGCGGTGTTATTCTGGAGAATTTATTATCTTCCAAACAGATTTTTCGATGTGGAATTCTTTGCTTAATACTTGGAAGTCTTATAGGATTATTTTTATCCTATGAAAAGGGTGTATTTATATTAATATTGGGACTTATAGGTGCCCTCGGCGGCTATTCCTATACAGGAAAACCTCTGATGCTAAAATATAAGGGGCTTGGAGCTCCACTAGTATTTCTCTTATTTGGTCCTTTAATGGTAATTGGTTCTTATTATGTTCAAACGAAATGTATTAGTGCTGCTGTCATTCTGATTTCAATTCCAGTAGGCCTTTTAACTACAGCTATATTACATGCAAACGACATTCGCGATATACATCATGACAAAAATGCAGGCATAAAAACTTTATCAATGTTGGTTGGCAAAAATAATGCAAAGAAACTTTATTATGGGATGCTTATTTTATCATATGTATCCCTTATAATTATGATTTTCTTCGGAGTCCTTCCACTACCTAGTCTACTTTGTTTAATTACATTACCTATAGCATTTTCAAATTCAAAAACATTATATAATTCAAATGTCTCAGTTTCCGGATTAATAACCCTTGATAAGTCTACAGGAAAACTTCAAGCTCAATTTGGGATTCTACTAATATTCTCTATATTGTTGAATTTTCTATTATGA
- a CDS encoding 4Fe-4S binding protein: MSDIKKQKDFLKNKAFKKFIRSKWYPGIFQWPVALVFAFMVYELIAGPTDAHDNFGTAGTWVLWWPLLPILLLLFGRFWCIVCPFGLLNDVVQKFVGNNKPVPKFLRKYGIWIIDATFLMITWSDHVWGVVENPRGSGILLLMITTAVIFSGALFERRTWCRYLCFLGGLSGNYSRAGMIELRGTPEVCKNCKTSTCYKGTSEVPGCPMFEFPKTMDSSAECNLCGNCVKNCPNDSIRISPRTPTKELWDIKKPKIEVAFLAIVIMGIVFVQNITMLNIWVQLLHSLENILGTTNYYITFTVTFFIAMLIPVVLLLLTGLIAKKFNKASVMENFSRFGYAVIPLDLAGHIAHNLFHLLAEGKSVVYTAMELFKVSSHGASTALLSSPTIQVLQYIIIVLGTIGSIYTAYRIAKSSQNKETLLGTSIVYTVLMVLLAVANIVLFSIPMAMRM, from the coding sequence ATGTCAGATATAAAAAAACAAAAGGACTTTTTAAAAAATAAAGCTTTTAAGAAATTTATCAGAAGTAAATGGTACCCAGGTATATTTCAGTGGCCAGTAGCTCTAGTTTTTGCCTTTATGGTATACGAATTAATCGCTGGGCCAACCGACGCTCACGATAACTTTGGTACTGCAGGAACTTGGGTACTATGGTGGCCGCTACTCCCAATCCTTCTACTGCTTTTCGGTAGATTTTGGTGCATTGTATGCCCTTTTGGACTCCTAAATGATGTTGTTCAGAAATTTGTAGGCAATAACAAACCTGTACCAAAATTTTTACGAAAATACGGAATTTGGATTATTGATGCAACTTTTCTTATGATTACCTGGAGTGATCATGTTTGGGGCGTAGTTGAGAACCCTCGTGGTTCAGGAATATTGCTTTTAATGATAACTACCGCAGTAATATTTTCCGGTGCCCTCTTTGAGAGAAGGACTTGGTGCAGATACTTATGTTTTCTTGGTGGGTTATCTGGTAATTATTCAAGGGCTGGTATGATCGAACTACGCGGAACCCCAGAAGTATGTAAAAACTGCAAAACATCAACCTGTTACAAAGGAACAAGTGAAGTTCCGGGCTGTCCTATGTTTGAGTTTCCTAAAACCATGGATAGTAGTGCAGAATGTAACCTATGTGGTAACTGCGTGAAAAATTGTCCAAACGACTCTATTAGAATAAGTCCTCGCACACCTACTAAAGAATTATGGGATATTAAAAAACCAAAAATAGAAGTTGCATTTTTGGCCATCGTAATTATGGGCATTGTGTTTGTTCAAAACATAACCATGCTAAACATATGGGTTCAATTATTACATTCTCTTGAAAATATACTAGGAACAACTAACTATTATATAACTTTTACTGTAACTTTTTTTATAGCTATGTTAATTCCTGTTGTGTTACTACTTTTAACAGGTCTTATTGCTAAAAAATTTAACAAAGCTTCCGTCATGGAAAATTTCTCAAGATTTGGATATGCTGTTATACCGTTAGACTTAGCAGGACATATAGCTCATAACCTATTTCACTTACTAGCAGAGGGCAAATCTGTAGTTTATACTGCAATGGAGCTTTTCAAAGTGTCCTCCCATGGCGCTTCAACTGCACTACTTTCTAGCCCAACTATACAAGTTCTTCAATATATTATTATTGTGCTTGGTACTATAGGTTCAATATACACCGCTTATAGAATTGCAAAAAGCAGTCAAAATAAAGAAACACTTTTAGGAACATCTATAGTTTATACAGTTCTAATGGTATTGCTTGCAGTAGCGAACATAGTATTATTTTCTATTCCAATGGCAATGCGTATGTAA
- a CDS encoding FixH family protein, producing MKLKTLKNFVFTLILVLSVSPLAFASTTGTQTDKVVDGVKASLTFKNEKLKLGKNEFTFSLLDKNEKPLTNANLKITVAMDNSTDMKGMSGMTAENTPMIIALKEGSKKGEYTGMIDFKSTGKWIVTSTFGLQENAKNVDFNANVQKSGPNFLIIGVFSGVVVLILVIAAINKKKSIKS from the coding sequence ATGAAATTAAAAACATTAAAAAACTTTGTATTTACATTAATATTAGTCTTATCAGTTTCACCCTTGGCATTTGCATCTACAACTGGTACCCAAACAGATAAAGTGGTTGATGGTGTAAAAGCTTCCTTAACCTTTAAAAATGAAAAATTGAAACTAGGAAAGAATGAATTTACATTCTCCTTACTTGATAAAAACGAGAAACCTTTAACCAACGCTAATTTAAAAATCACTGTAGCCATGGACAACTCTACTGATATGAAGGGCATGAGTGGTATGACAGCGGAAAATACGCCCATGATAATTGCTTTAAAAGAAGGTTCTAAAAAAGGCGAATATACAGGTATGATAGACTTTAAAAGTACGGGCAAATGGATTGTTACCTCTACTTTCGGACTTCAAGAAAATGCAAAAAACGTTGATTTTAATGCTAATGTTCAAAAATCAGGCCCTAACTTTCTTATAATTGGTGTATTTTCAGGAGTAGTTGTGCTTATTTTAGTTATAGCTGCTATAAATAAGAAAAAATCTATTAAATCATAG
- a CDS encoding DoxX family membrane protein produces MKLLKHKYFNIIWTALRIWLGYQWISAGLEKVTGGGWIGSTAGAGITGFLKAALVKATGAHPAVQSWYADFIKNIALPNAVTFSYLVAFGELLVGISLILGALTVVGLIAGALMNLNYMLAGTTSTNPNMYTSAFILLFVGVNAYTIGLDHFILPIIKKVFNKKSNSDLISS; encoded by the coding sequence ATGAAACTACTTAAACATAAATACTTTAACATCATATGGACAGCACTCCGTATATGGTTAGGTTACCAATGGATTTCTGCAGGCCTTGAAAAGGTTACTGGAGGTGGATGGATTGGCAGCACTGCAGGCGCTGGTATAACCGGATTTTTAAAAGCTGCGTTAGTTAAAGCAACAGGTGCTCACCCCGCAGTTCAGTCATGGTATGCGGACTTTATAAAAAATATAGCACTGCCAAATGCTGTAACATTTAGTTATCTAGTTGCATTCGGTGAGCTTCTTGTTGGTATTAGCTTAATCCTAGGTGCACTTACAGTTGTCGGTCTTATCGCTGGTGCACTTATGAACCTAAATTATATGTTAGCTGGCACTACTAGTACAAATCCAAATATGTATACATCAGCATTCATACTCTTATTTGTTGGAGTTAATGCCTATACTATTGGGCTTGACCACTTTATATTACCCATTATTAAAAAAGTCTTTAACAAAAAATCAAATTCTGATCTAATCTCATCATAA
- a CDS encoding polyprenyl synthetase family protein — translation MKNLQFNDIYNPVGKDLILVEEELKKICKNLSTNYLTEIIGYFFKIPGKRLRPILALLSSGLIDNNLPQNTNNQLIKFATGLELMHSASLIHDDVLDNDTLRRGQKTLNKLYGNKIAVLAGDVVYSLAFSTIANSLPKEYEQIIIELTENMCAAEMIQAENELPTREIYLNIIKGKTALFMSVSCKIAASLSGATKEQIIGLEEYGLNLGMAYQMMDDCMDKDIYTNLNISAKDAKLYGNKAISCLKIFEDSTYKISLINLVNYILNLSH, via the coding sequence ATGAAAAATTTGCAGTTTAATGATATTTATAATCCAGTAGGTAAAGATCTAATTCTTGTTGAAGAAGAACTAAAAAAAATCTGTAAAAATCTAAGTACAAATTATTTAACAGAAATTATAGGTTATTTTTTTAAAATTCCTGGAAAAAGGCTTCGTCCTATCCTAGCTTTACTCTCGTCAGGTCTTATAGATAATAATCTACCACAAAATACTAATAATCAGTTAATTAAATTTGCTACCGGCCTTGAGCTCATGCATAGTGCTAGCTTAATACATGATGATGTCCTTGATAACGACACTCTAAGGCGTGGTCAAAAAACTCTAAATAAACTTTATGGTAATAAAATAGCAGTACTTGCAGGTGATGTTGTTTATTCTTTAGCATTCTCTACTATTGCTAATTCCCTACCAAAAGAATATGAGCAAATTATAATCGAATTAACTGAAAACATGTGTGCAGCTGAAATGATTCAAGCAGAAAATGAGTTACCAACTCGTGAAATTTATTTGAATATTATTAAAGGTAAAACGGCATTATTTATGTCTGTTAGTTGCAAAATTGCAGCATCACTCTCTGGCGCAACAAAAGAACAAATAATTGGGTTAGAAGAATACGGATTAAATTTAGGAATGGCATACCAGATGATGGATGACTGTATGGATAAAGATATTTATACTAATCTAAACATTTCCGCAAAAGATGCAAAATTGTATGGAAATAAAGCAATATCGTGTCTTAAGATATTTGAGGACTCGACCTATAAAATAAGTTTAATAAATCTTGTGAACTATATTCTTAATCTTTCTCACTAA
- a CDS encoding sensor histidine kinase, which yields MQSIRKRLSIILVCTSVLALFLATLFVNIAISKTFNKYLVEIQTKRDTGIVKYLETVYEKNAKWSKTSGIEIAHEAYMNNYCLTLKDINKKVVWGMNANDIINNTNTTMTHKSNGVYTLRTLQIKYKDKIIGYVDIGQNGPVLLTSDDITFKTSINKGIILSIILSLLITILISLLISKQFSNPLRQVSKISVDLSNGNYRARSNDKSSILELENLRNSINTLGENLQNQDAIRKRLISDISHEVRTPLNILQNNFEAMIDGIFPVDNERLTYLNDEVIRFGKLIDNLNTLKQIEGEEAALNMEIISLKDILTLVEKEFELISENKNIKMTLKCNINNQCNILGDTDKIKQVIINLFSNAIKFTPSKGEINITLKTTDKKVILKIQDTGIGIKKGDLPYIFERLYRGDKSRHEIEGSGIGLTIVRNILTLHNADIEVKSAEGKGSVFILYFNRVL from the coding sequence ATGCAAAGCATAAGAAAAAGATTAAGTATTATACTAGTATGTACATCCGTATTAGCACTCTTTTTAGCTACACTTTTTGTAAATATAGCAATATCAAAAACTTTTAACAAGTATTTAGTTGAAATTCAAACTAAGAGGGACACTGGAATAGTAAAATATTTAGAAACGGTATATGAAAAGAATGCTAAGTGGTCAAAAACTTCTGGAATAGAAATTGCGCATGAAGCCTATATGAATAATTACTGCCTCACTCTTAAGGATATAAATAAAAAAGTTGTTTGGGGAATGAATGCAAATGACATAATTAATAACACTAATACTACTATGACCCATAAAAGTAACGGCGTATATACTTTAAGAACCCTCCAAATAAAATATAAAGATAAAATTATAGGGTATGTGGACATAGGACAAAATGGTCCAGTATTATTAACCAGTGATGATATCACTTTCAAGACATCAATAAACAAGGGTATTATTTTAAGTATTATACTCTCACTTTTGATAACAATACTAATTAGTTTGCTTATTTCAAAACAATTTTCTAATCCTCTTAGGCAAGTTTCTAAAATTTCAGTTGATCTCTCAAATGGGAACTATCGTGCACGGTCCAATGACAAAAGTAGCATTTTAGAACTTGAAAATTTAAGAAATAGTATAAATACACTTGGAGAAAACCTTCAAAATCAAGACGCTATTAGAAAAAGATTAATATCAGATATATCTCATGAAGTAAGAACCCCCCTTAATATTCTTCAAAACAACTTTGAAGCTATGATTGATGGTATTTTTCCAGTAGACAATGAAAGATTAACCTATCTTAACGATGAGGTTATTAGATTTGGAAAGCTTATAGACAATTTGAATACCTTGAAACAAATTGAAGGAGAAGAAGCAGCCTTAAATATGGAAATAATCTCTTTAAAAGATATCCTCACTTTAGTCGAAAAGGAATTCGAACTAATATCAGAAAATAAAAATATCAAAATGACATTAAAATGCAATATCAATAACCAATGCAATATTTTGGGAGACACCGATAAAATAAAACAAGTAATTATTAATTTATTTTCAAACGCGATTAAATTTACACCTTCTAAAGGCGAAATTAACATTACTTTAAAAACAACAGATAAAAAAGTGATATTAAAAATTCAAGATACAGGTATTGGCATTAAAAAAGGGGATTTACCTTATATATTTGAAAGACTCTATCGAGGAGATAAAAGTAGACATGAAATAGAAGGCTCTGGGATAGGACTTACAATTGTACGAAATATATTGACTCTCCACAATGCAGACATCGAAGTAAAAAGTGCAGAAGGAAAAGGCAGCGTGTTTATTTTATATTTTAATCGAGTTTTGTGA
- a CDS encoding response regulator transcription factor — protein MNNILIIEDEEKISEILKAYLEKEGYSIYTTTKGLDAIKLFERIEFNLVILDLMLPDISGEEVCSILRNISEVHIFMLTAKSTLEDRIEGLNLGADEYLVKPFSPRELTARVNALFRRININKSETMVYDNGDLEINYDKRVVFVRGEEISLTPNEFDILQILSSNGGKVFTREHLIERIMGIDFQGFDRTIDVHIKNLRKKIELDSRNPKYIITVTRIGYKFGGD, from the coding sequence TTGAATAATATATTGATTATTGAAGACGAGGAAAAGATCTCAGAAATACTAAAAGCATATCTTGAAAAAGAAGGCTATAGCATATATACCACTACAAAGGGTTTAGATGCAATAAAACTTTTCGAGAGAATTGAATTTAATTTAGTTATATTAGACCTGATGTTACCAGACATATCTGGAGAAGAGGTCTGCAGCATTTTAAGAAATATTTCAGAGGTACACATATTTATGCTCACTGCCAAAAGCACCTTAGAGGATAGGATAGAAGGATTAAACCTTGGGGCAGATGAATACTTGGTTAAGCCGTTTAGTCCAAGAGAATTAACCGCAAGAGTAAATGCTTTATTTAGAAGGATTAATATAAATAAATCTGAAACAATGGTTTATGACAATGGAGATTTAGAAATTAATTATGACAAAAGGGTAGTTTTTGTGCGAGGGGAAGAAATATCACTTACTCCAAATGAATTCGACATATTACAGATTCTTTCATCTAACGGTGGCAAAGTATTTACAAGAGAACATCTCATTGAAAGAATTATGGGAATTGATTTTCAAGGTTTTGATAGAACCATAGATGTACACATTAAAAATTTACGTAAAAAGATAGAATTGGATAGCAGAAATCCTAAATATATAATAACAGTTACTAGAATCGGTTATAAATTTGGTGGTGATTAA
- a CDS encoding response regulator transcription factor — translation MKDFRILLVEDERLMSTFIEMELSHEGYKVDVAYDGQEGLTISEENEYNLILLDVMLPGLNGIEVCRRIRQVSIVPVIMLTAKSDISDKVLGLDVGANDYLTKPFAIEELLARIRVYQRDTSIGNKSDEIKVKDIVMDNKAHNVKRGSKEIELTKKEFDLLETLLINKNVVLTRVQLIEKVWGYDYIGDTNVVDVFIRYLRCKIDDGFEDKLITTVRGVGYVVKGE, via the coding sequence TTGAAGGATTTTAGAATTCTTTTAGTGGAAGATGAAAGGCTAATGTCAACATTTATTGAAATGGAATTGAGTCATGAAGGATATAAGGTTGATGTTGCTTATGATGGACAAGAAGGTTTAACTATATCTGAGGAAAATGAGTATAATTTAATACTTCTCGATGTTATGTTGCCAGGGCTTAATGGAATTGAGGTTTGTAGAAGAATAAGACAGGTGTCAATCGTACCTGTAATTATGCTTACTGCAAAGAGTGATATATCAGATAAGGTTTTAGGATTAGATGTAGGTGCAAATGATTATCTTACAAAACCATTTGCAATAGAAGAACTATTAGCAAGAATTAGGGTGTATCAAAGAGATACATCTATAGGGAATAAGAGCGATGAGATTAAAGTGAAAGATATAGTTATGGACAATAAAGCGCATAATGTTAAGAGGGGCAGCAAAGAAATTGAACTTACAAAAAAAGAGTTTGACCTTTTAGAAACGCTTTTAATAAACAAAAATGTTGTACTTACAAGAGTACAATTAATTGAGAAGGTATGGGGTTATGACTATATAGGGGATACTAATGTTGTAGATGTATTTATAAGATATTTACGATGTAAAATTGATGATGGCTTTGAGGATAAACTTATAACCACTGTAAGAGGGGTAGGATATGTTGTTAAAGGTGAGTAA